DNA from Triticum aestivum cultivar Chinese Spring chromosome 7D, IWGSC CS RefSeq v2.1, whole genome shotgun sequence:
ACCACCCACACCCCTCCGTAAACGCTGGCGTTACCGCACCTCTCCTCCCACGATCCGCTCGTCCTtgacctgcgccgccgcctccctggtACCCTTCGACTCCGGCGCTGGCGCCGGCGCCTTCCAGATCCCCTTCCAGCCCCCTCTCCATCTCCCTCGATCCTCCTCGTCCAGCGCCACCGCCGCCAGGtagccatcgccgccgcccctgctCGCCGCCCCGTTCCCTGCCGCCCCAGCTCCCCCTCGTCGCCGGACTGCAAGGTACAGGCTCCGTCCCACCTCCTCCTTCTTTCCTCGCTCCTCCGTCCTCCTCTGTTGTCTGCTCTCCTTCCCATCCCTTGTCTGCTCTCCTTTTCAGCCACCGCCCACGACGACCCGTCAACCCCGAAGCAGACACCGTAACTCGATTCCTTTACCGGTATGAACCAAACAAAACAGAGATTTTTCCATTACATCCCTGTTACCAGTGTTATCTAATTCCCTTACCATTTACGTTACCAGTCTCTAATCCAAACACCTCCCTAGATGGCATCCTTCCTTCCCACTCCAAGTAGTGTACTTCTCTAGCCGACAAAAATTCTAGACCAGCGCTTGCACCGTACAAAGATCAAATCAgattgctactccctccatcccataatgtatagtactctctctgtaaactaatataagagcgtttagatcactaaagtagaaTGATCTAACGCTCCTAtgttagtttacggagggagtactacttagcTACCAAACTCATCAGGTGTGGAGCTAATTATGCTAGTACAGTATACAACATTACAACATTCTATTGACGatagtacctactccctccgtcccaaaataagtggctcaactttgtactaacttacaAAGTTGagccacttattttgggacggagggagtattatatctTGCCTCCATTCCAGTCACGTCCTTTCTTTCTCAAGTGAACATGCTCTGGACCTAGGTGCAGAGAAACATGGACATGCATGCGCCAACTGACCTGAACTGCACTCAACCAAGTTCCAACAGGGCACAAAGAATGATCATGCCAGTTGCTAAAATACTGTGCACATCAACATGCTGGCAACAACTCAGATGGCTAGGACGGAGCACAACACATCAGAAAGCTTACAGACCGAGTTACAGACGACGATTGGTCTTTCATTCCtgcttttattcatgtaatatCTCTAATAAAATGCTAGTGTTTATTCTGTCAACTGTCTATAACAACAATGCGACTCCCAAAAGAATAATTATTAGCTTAAACGACTTGGATCACGCCTACCGCATTCCGGGAAGAAATGTTGTTGGTCATGTTTTGTTGGGACGGCATGTTTTGTTGGGACGGCAGGCCAACCGTCAGCTCCAGATCCTTGTTCTCTGCTGGATGATCTGTCTTCGCAGTCGTCGCAGGAGGCAATGGTGAAGGACCGCTTTGCGGGATCAGGAATGCGCTAGTACAGGAAGTCAGGTTAGCTTCAAATGTCAGGGTACTTGTGTTGGCAGTCGCGGGAGGTGTCCCTTCAGGGACTATTGGAATTGGTCTGAACAGCGAGGGTACCCGCGAGAAGCAATCCTGACAACATGGCGTAGAAGCATCAAAGGTCAGTTACTAAATAAGCATAGTGATGGTGCACAATACGCATACGCATAGCAACAAATAACAAATATGCACATCATGGTACGAGCTGTTGACACCTAGACCATAGTGCAGGTAATACGCACCCAGTACACCAACCAAAAGCACAAATGGTACACGCAATGCAGTTTCCTATAAGACTAATATTACTGTACCCACTATCTAGTAAGCATGGTACTTAGTGACAAATAATCTTGATATTGGAAGTTGCAGTTTTTATCACAATTCTCATATTTATGTGTGTAAGCTTGAATTTTAAAGTAACTCTACTAACTAAGGCACCCGGTTGTTGCGTTGGCGTTTGAAACCACTGTTCTGGAACAATTGTACTAGACGTTTTGCAACAGTGATGGTACCAATACAGTACAGGATTCAAAAACAACATCTTTTATCATCTTATTGTTACTTGTTTGTTGGACTAAGACGGCAGAACTATGCTAAAAGTGTGAAGGGTATGAAAGCCCTAACGGTGGAGTATACAGTGCAGCCTACCTATATGATGCTCCAAGACTCTCCAACAAGAGACCATCCAAATCATCGCAAAAGACTATACAAAATTTAACAAGTTAAGGATTAGGGTGGTTTAATGTCCAACGAAAATGCAGGCTACACACAAATGACAGAAAACTAATGATGATTTGACCAGTTAACTAAATTTTCTTCCTAATGTATACTTTTAATGTGAAACTGAAGTAAAACTATGATGATTTGCATAGTACTACCTTAATAGAGAGTAAATGGGAGCACCAAACAACTAGCACATACGCACTATAACTCAAATCCCCAAATCTACTAGTGAACCCCAAACTGCAACTAAATTTTCTCTAAATTCTTTCTTCAACTAGAATATGGTTGTGACTAGTTTGTAAGATATCTAGTAAATAATAgagtgctccctccgttccaaaataatttgAGTTCTGGGTTTGTCCTAAGTGTTAAGATCTACAATACCAAGTAAACGTAGTACGAAAATATATTTTATAAAGAATCTCATGAGACTAGTTTGATGTTCTAGATGTTAATATATTTTtccataaacttggtcaaacttaaacaAGTTAGACTTAAGGCAAACCgcaattattttggaacggaggggggAGGGGGTATGTACAGAAAATCTAGCAGTGATCTGCTAACTGTATTTTGACAATATCAAATACTACAGTATGGTACTTGCATTACCATGTGGTTCATTTTGCTGAGACTTGCATCCACATTTGTTGCCGTAAAAGATGGAACTGGGGGAGGAAGATCTCTTGTAACTTGTTTTGCTAGATTAGCTGCATTCGAAGATGATACTCCTTCCTGAAAATGAGATTGCCATATCTAGTTCAGTGCTGACCTAGCATGCTAAAATTAAACAGCGTCTAAATCATGAACTTACCAAGCTGCTGTTCTGGAGTTGATTAGTCATTGTTACCATATCATGAAATTTTGCCATTGTTGGTGGTAAGATGGGGCAATTTGGTGCTGGTGACTGCATTCACAAGTGTACGGAGCATTCATTAAGAAATATTCAGACATCAGGTAAGTACTCCACATGCTGGGCAGGAAGCAAAATTACCAAATCGCTTGCCATCATATCGAAAAGGCTAGACCTGCGCTTCTTCTTGTTTGGATTAGTTTGTCTGAGAAAATATTTCTGAGCATGACTGGCCACTTGAGTTGGTGTCCTGGTAGTAACGAAATTTTTTGCTATACCCCTCCAGTCTCCCTTCCCCAGCTTTTCGAGACCAGCAAGAAATGTCCTATGCTCTTCTTCAGTCCAAGGGACAGCTGCATAGTTGCAATAAATACTATTAACCGAATGGCAGCAGATACGTATATGCATCAAAGAGCTGTAGTGGGGAAAAAGTATCCACATATTCATATTTCTCTTCTTCAAATTAATATGGTAAAAGCTCTTGTTGAGTTGGCTATGAGAACACTTTGCTATAAAAGCTGTCCCGAAAGATTTACATGACGTCATCTGATTCTGCTGCTCCCAATACAAGTCGAGAATTGAATCCCGGTTGTCTAAAAAAGAATCAGAAGACAAGAATTTGCACAACAAAAGACTCGGACAGTGTCAGACATCATCATTTCTTAACTTCATTAATAGCTTCTTTTGTAGCAACTCCTAAATCTAGCTTTCACGAGAACCTGAAACCTCATCAAACAACTTTACATCCGCCTTGCCTACTTGTGCAAATAATGTATGGGATCATTTATGCAATGCGCTATTACTAATACTCTCATGTCTTTAGTCAGTTTACACTTGTCCAATAATCTAGGCCATTGCGGTTGCATTAGCATCCAGACAGAAAATGCACACACTTTATTACTAGAAGATTTATACCGGGAGAAAACGCAGATCCATATAAGTGACATCATCATTCATTCAATTCTAGCGAGCAAAGGCCTAAGACACCTCCCAAGAAGGCCCCATCTTTCAGTTAGCAAAATTGAAAGGTACTATTCCAAAGTATCAACTGGTGTTCTATTCTGGAAGGCTCTAATCCTTACGGAACAAACTATAATAGTGAACTAGAGCAAAACTGGAGTCTGGAACTAACAAACCAGGAAAACAGTTTTAATAACTGATCAAATATCACAATAACTGCAGGCACATCACTAGAAAAATGAGGCCCTGGTAAATTTCCTAACCAAACCAGGTAGTAAATAATGCATTATGAGAAAGCACCATTGCACTAGATGGCACGAAGTAAAGCTTCATAGGTCAGTGTGATGCAGACAGTGGATGataagtggcgaccctgaagagcGGTGGAATGGCGACCATGGATATTTTTGTATGGCTACATGTTTATGAGCCTTTCAGACGCAGGCATTTGGCAACAGGTCATAACTTTCCTCTACAAAAGACATGGACCTCGTCTTTTCTAAGCACAATAGAGCTACGATCCATCAAATATGTAATTCCACAAAATTCACCAGACGCAAGATATCAAAACTGTTCTCTCTTAAGCTTGTGACGAGGTAAATATAAGTACGCAAGCACTACACTACCTTAACATGGCCACAGAACATGGTGTAAATCAGGTACAGGTCTGGTGACAGTGTCGCTCAACCTCTTGCTTGAACGACTAAAAAGGCAAGCTTACACCCACCCCTTCTATGATTGAATATACTGTACATCACAAAAAATCAATACAAATAAAAACCAAGGTTTCTCTAATCAGTTATACATTTCCCAATCATCCATTGGACATTACCTCCAATCCATACCCNNNNNNNNNNNNNNNNNNNNNNNNNNNNNNNNNNNNNNNNNNNNNNNNNNNNNNNNNNNNNNNNNNNNNNNNNNNNNNNNNNNNNNNNNNNNNNNNNNNNNNNNNNNNNNNNNNNNNNNNNNNNNNNNNNNNNNNNNNNNNNNNNNNNNNNNNNNNNNNNNNNNNNNNNNNNNNNNNNNNNNNNNNNNNNNNNNNNNNNNNNNNNNNNNNNNNNNNNNNNNNNNNNNNNNNNNNNNNNNNNNNNNNNNNNNNNNNNNNNNNNNNNNNNNNNNNNNNNNNNNNNNNNNNNNNNNNNNNNNNNNNNNNNNNNNNNNNNNNNNNNNNNNNNNNNNNNNNNNNNNNNNNNNNNNNNNNNNNNNNNNNNNNNNNNNNNNNNNNNNNNNNNNNNNNNGAAGCTATAGAGTAATAAAGGAACTTTCAGCCAAGCTAAGAAGTTTGATGGATTCGCAAACAAACCATTGCACATATCTACCACCTCAAAATCCTCATTAGCATTAAATCAATAGGCTCTAGCACCCAACATCTTACACATTCAATGGATCAATAAGCAAAGAGGAATTAAATGGTTGGTACAATACGAGCACAAAACAAGAGAACAAACTTCCCTCTTTGGTTGACCCGCGAACACTCGCCCCAATCGAAAATCTACCGCCTGAATAGACCTAAATCACTAGACTCTGCTGCATATAAGGTCAGTCCTTTGCTATGCACGCGCAAACACAAAGGAACACCATTTCGGCCAATCCAGGAAGCATATATAAGAAAAGTAAGAAAGGTCAGAGCTCTATACATCCGAACAGGCTATGATGATCAAACTAAACATTTGTACGAGGGGAACGAGACGATTCATGGCCAGATCTTTGCGTATTTGGATGCATCAAAGGAGAGAATTTGTTTAAGCAAAAAGGGAGAGGCGGCACCTTTCTTTCTCTCCTGCGCCCTCCGCCGCTTGCCGGACGACTGCAGAAGGCCGCCGTCGGAGAGGTACCCGTCGCCCGCGCCTCCAGCGTCCCCGGAGGGGCAGGCTGAGGCGAGGGTGGCCAGGTTGCCCATGCTCTTGCACTTGCGCATCACGTCCTCCCTCACCGCCACCGGTGGGTTGGGGCTCGGATCCCGGTCACCGTCCGGGGGATCCaactgcggcgccggcgccggcgcaatGGTGACGCCGAAGAGGCGCATCCCTGGCGGGCGCGAATCTTGAGGCATCCCGGCGGCCGGCTCCGACGAGTGGGGCGGTGGCGTTTTATTGGGAGATGTCGGAGGGGACGAATAGAGACACATTGGCAATTTATCGGACAAACAAAAGAAATGGAGAGTGTTTTTTTAATATATATTGCTGTTGTTTCCTGATTTGTTCTATACTACTACTAGCACCTCCCTTCCTCCTGAGTTTTTCTTTTATCATTTTaacttctctttttttttgcgggtgatcaTTTTAACTTCTCTACTGTATGCTTTTGTAACCAGTTTGTTTTGAGTGGTTTGTAGTAGTATTTTTTATGTCTTTGTACAGTCAGGTTGCCAGAATTGTTGAGTCCCAGCAATGTTTTACAAGAATTGTCTCGAGTTATAATCTTAAAATGAGCACTGGGTATTTAGAAAAATAATGACAAACTTCAGATTATAAgcttttgattttttttatatGCTATAAAGATCATTGATAAAATCTACAATATTACTCGCAAAGAAAACTACAACAGCATTTTATATTTGGACCGTGAAACCCCATTGGTGTATTTCATTTAGCCCCTCTTGCATTATTGGTAACATATTTGTTCCAGTGGTCAATTTTGTCAAATGTTTTTGTGGTCAACGGTTACCGAAGCTAGGCAGTTGTAAGCTTTGATTGTGGGTGTGTTGGGTAGGAAAAATGTTGCTTCGAATAAATTCCATATGAGTATTACCCGCAAATAGATTTTTCATATCCATACTGAAATTATTGAATGATAGAATTTCATACTGTTCAATAATTGGACTCTTAATATTTGTCCACCCTATCGAACCAATTGTTTATTGCAAACTGTGTTTCCAATTTTGAGGCATTGGTTGGGGAACGGAGGTTATAAGTTATACTTTTGGATAAACTACACCAAGGAAAAAAAGAATTGATATTTACTTGATGTTGATTTTCATTTGGCACACACCGGCTATCCTAAGCTGGAAATCTTAAAACCGTCCTCAAGTGATTAAGTTGTAATAGCCAGCTTAAAGTTATTTGTTATGTCCTATTTTATTGCGCTTTGGGTTTGGATCTCTCAACCATTCTTTATTCTCTAACTAGATACCAATCGTGAGACGATTCCAATCGCAAGCTTGTGTTTAGCTCGTATGTACATACGATGTATGAAGTATATTTTATAAAAAACAAAGTCAACAACGGGTCTCAACTTGATATTGGCTGACAAGGACAATCAACTGCCCATGCTTTTATAATAATGATGATGTATTTTTTGAGTACATCTATCAGCATTGAGATGGGGACATAAAAAATTTGGAAGTATGTGTTCAATTCCTGCATGATAGGAAAAAAGGTTTTAATATACGCCTAAACATACGGAAACTCGCAGGGGCATGCACCTGTCAAGTCGTGTCGGCCACCCGATTGCCTCGCGATTTGTAAAGTCGTTGGATCCCGCACGAGTGCACAAGTTTTAAGTTATAGTTTATGAAACTTATGATTTTGTCGGTCACAGTTTCTGAAACTTACGATTTTATGTGTCACTCGTACCAAGTTTCAGCAGTTGAAACTTAATGAAGTTTTAAAATTTTGTCAAAATGTATTCAAAATGGATCTAATTCAAAAGCCCTCTGTCAGTACAAAGGTGCTGACATTGGACACCACACAGCCTAGGAAATGTAAACTGAAGAAGAGGAAGGTGTCAAGTGACGGCGAGTTTCCATTCTAGTATGGTAGGTTCGGTAGTGTGGAGTTTCACGATCACTCCATTCTAGTATGGTAGATCTGATAGTGTGTTGAGCTTCATGATCTGTCCATGCTAGTATGGTAGATGTGGTAGCGTGTTCAGCTTCATGATCAGTTCATGCTAGCATGGTATATGCATAGTTCTTTTTTCAACTAGTCCTAATGCTACCATTGTAGGCTATGACCGTCAAAGACTTTAGTCAGGACCTTGTTTTCGGATACCCAACAGACCTTTCCCTCGTGTGTTGAGGACTCCTAGCCAACGTTCACTCAGGATGCAAAGGTGTTTGAGGTCCTCACGTGTGTTCTTTAGTGGTGGCAATGCCCGTGGTAGCTAATAAGGTGGCCATTAAGGCTGGGAAGGCACATATGAGGTGGTCAATGAAGGGGAGTACAATGAAATGGCTTCCTTCCCTGTCCACCTTCGTCGCCAACAAGATGTGTGATATCAACGCTAGCGAGGTGATGATGataagggcttcaaggaggtgcacctGAATGTTGTTGCCAAGATGGTGCTTGAGTTATGTGGCACAGAGCTGACCTCAGCACGAGTATACAACCATCTTAGAAAGTGAAGAGTGGAATGAACCCAAGCTTCAAAGCTTGGAGACTATAGCAGTGCACGATGGGTTGAGGTCACCTTCACCATTCTGTTGGAGGTTGAGCACTACCAAGGCCACATTGTGGTTAGCTAACCTACGACTTGTCTCGCTTGACCTAACATGCCGATCATAACTAACAACGTTGTCTTTCATTCTTAGGATCCCCCAAGGACGTTGAGTACCTCAACAAGCCCATCCTTTTACATGTAGACCATCTTCTCCTGGGGTTTGGCCAATCACAACTAACAACATTTTCTTCATTCTAAGGATCACCCCAGGGACGCTAAGTACCTCAACAAGCTCATCCAGCACTACTATCATATGCAGGCCACCTTCTAGTGGGATCTGGCTACTAGAAAGCATGCCATGGGCACCAGTGAGCCTCTCGGTATACCTTCCCCTAAGTATCCAGACACTCAGGAGTCAGAGATCATCGTCCTTGATGGCCTTGGCAAGGCTGCTGATCATGCTCTTGTTGCTGAAAGGAAGCGAAAGAGGGGCACCTTGATGGACGAGGAGGTGAGCGTCTTTAGCAGCATGACCGACACCATCAAAGGAGGTGGCATCCACCATTAAGGACAACAAGCCTATCAACATGCACCCTTCCCTCTACACTATTGTCATGGACAACATTGGGTTCAATGAGGAGGCTCTGATGGTCGCTCTTAGCCACCTGCTGGTCAACAAGGCACAGGGTCTTGGAGTTGTTGGTATAGAAGTAAAACACAGGAAGCTCTGGCTTAGGATCTGGTTGAGTAAACATTACTACTTGTAGTGCAAGAGTATTTGAGATGGTGGCATGCATAATGATGATGTATATTCTTTTGGTACTTAGGCTTGAAATCTGTTGATGGCATGTACATTTTGATGAGGTAGTATATGCTAACCCATCAGATGGTGCACTTGCGGTGGTAGGATTACACCCTCTTTCTAATGTGGTGGTAGGATGACAACATGGTAGGTGAACTTG
Protein-coding regions in this window:
- the LOC100873123 gene encoding transcription factor MYBS3 isoform X2 — translated: MCLYSSPPTSPNKTPPPHSSEPAAGMPQDSRPPGMRLFGVTIAPAPAPQLDPPDGDRDPSPNPPVAVREDVMRKCKSMGNLATLASACPSGDAGGAGDGYLSDGGLLQSSGKRRRAQERKKAVPWTEEEHRTFLAGLEKLGKGDWRGIAKNFVTTRTPTQVASHAQKYFLRQTNPNKKKRRSSLFDMMASDLSPAPNCPILPPTMAKFHDMVTMTNQLQNSSLEGVSSSNAANLAKQVTRDLPPPVPSFTATNVDASLSKMNHMSFAMIWMVSCWRVLEHHIGLLLAGTLAVQTNSNSP
- the LOC100873123 gene encoding transcription factor KUA1 isoform X1 produces the protein MCLYSSPPTSPNKTPPPHSSEPAAGMPQDSRPPGMRLFGVTIAPAPAPQLDPPDGDRDPSPNPPVAVREDVMRKCKSMGNLATLASACPSGDAGGAGDGYLSDGGLLQSSGKRRRAQERKKAVPWTEEEHRTFLAGLEKLGKGDWRGIAKNFVTTRTPTQVASHAQKYFLRQTNPNKKKRRSSLFDMMASDLSPAPNCPILPPTMAKFHDMVTMTNQLQNSSLEGVSSSNAANLAKQVTRDLPPPVPSFTATNVDASLSKMNHMDCFSRVPSLFRPIPIVPEGTPPATANTSTLTFEANLTSCTSAFLIPQSGPSPLPPATTAKTDHPAENKDLELTVGLPSQQNMPSQQNMTNNISSRNAVGVIQVV